The following proteins are co-located in the Gossypium hirsutum isolate 1008001.06 chromosome A02, Gossypium_hirsutum_v2.1, whole genome shotgun sequence genome:
- the LOC107951670 gene encoding probable protein arginine N-methyltransferase 1 → MVNGLGLLNLFLLLLIKAKLLLGSYKLHSLQSKFLFLHPCQVDDGVVLPDEASLYLTAIEDAEYKDDKIEFWNNVYGFDMSCIKKQAMMEPLVDTVDQKQIVTNCHLLKTMDISKMVLGDASFTAPFKLIAERDDYIHAFVAYFDVSFTKCHKLMGFSTSLYLHQNSPSFVLSILSTNRNQQASLEELCLG, encoded by the exons ATGGTGAACGGGCTGggccttttaaatttatttttactcttGCTCATCAAAGCAAAACTTTTGTTGGGTTCTTATAAGCTACATTCTTTACAATCAAAGTTCTTATTCCTTCACCCGTGTCAGGTTGATGATGGAGTTGTGCTACCAGATGAAGCTTCTCTTTACTTGACAGCAATTGAGGATGCCGAGTACAAAGACGACAAGATCGAAT TTTGGAATAATGTTTATGGCTTTGACATGAGTTGTATAAAAAAGCAAGCTATGATGGAACCTCTTGTTGACACGGTTGACCAGAaacaaattgtaacaaattgcCACCTTCTCAAG ACAATGGATATTTCTAAGATGGTTCTTGGGGATGCTTCTTTCACTGCACCTTTCAAGCTTATTGCAGAGCGTGATGATTACATCCATGCTTTCGTTGCATATTTTGATGTTTCGTTTACCAAATGCCACAAATTGATGGGTTTCTCTACAAGTTTGTATCTACATCAAAATTCTCCATCCTTTGTCCTTTCCATTTTATCTACGAATAGAAATCAGCAAGCCAGCCTAGAAGAACTTTGCCTTGGCTAA